Proteins from a genomic interval of Nasonia vitripennis strain AsymCx chromosome 3, Nvit_psr_1.1, whole genome shotgun sequence:
- the LOC116738529 gene encoding chymotrypsin-2-like — protein sequence MFTVLRYKWLKLDSRDFSTTEMIFLLCCIGSIALVNGQGKSLSRRIIDGNVAQPSQFPYVARLFYKKIPECSATIIHERWALTAGHCIKHNRSDPTILVGSVNYQSDKNGAYYNAERLIQHEQYVYIPGRQNNGKEYVVNDIGLVRLNRPVAFTANVQKIRVPNYVENYANAIGKIVGFGLRTAGVLNNQLHYGTVRLITNEECRAFYPYVMDKHLCAAIVGRNSPCSGDSGGPLIVKGNEIGITSTIADENICNPNAGPSLFTKVDRFKPWIQQHLAAYGEWLP from the exons ATGTTTACTGTTCTCCGGTATAAATGGTTGAAGCTTGACTCGCGTGACTTCAGTACGACAGAAATGATTTTCCTGTTATGTTGCATCGGTTCCATCGCTCTTGTCAACGGACAAG gGAAATCGCTCAGCAGAAGAATTATTGACGGGAACGTAGCACAACCGAGCCAATTTCCTTACGTTGCCCGATTgttttataagaaaatacCCGAATGCAGTGCAACGATAATTCACGAGCGCTGGGCTCTTACAGCCGGTCACTGCATTAAAca TAACAGATCAGATCCAACAATACTCGTTGGTTCTGTTAATTATCAGTCTGACAAAAATGGAGCATATTACAACGCGGAAAGGCTAATCCAGCATGAGCAGTATGTTTACATACCAGGAAGACAAAACAAC GGTAAAGAGTATGTAGTGAATGACATCGGACTCGTACGCCTCAATAGGCCCGTTGCATTTACAGCAAACGTGCAAAAGATTCGAGTACCAAACTATGTAGAAAATTACGCTAATGCCATTGGTAAAATAGTAGGATTTGGCTTACGAACC GCGGGCGTCTTGAATAATCAACTGCATTACGGCACAGTACGCTTGATTACCAACGAGGAATGTCGCGCATTTTATCCTTACGTGATGGATAAACACCTCTGCGCAGCAATCGTTGGCAGGAACAGCCCATGCAGt GGTGATTCTGGTGGGCCACTGATCGTGAAAGGCAACGAGATAGGCATTACATCAACGATCGCTGACGAGAATATTTGCAATCCAAATGCAGGTCCCAGCTTGTTTACCAAAGTTGATCGATTCAAGCCTTGGATACAGCAGCATCTGGCTGCTTACGGCGAGTGGTTACCATAA